AGCCAGGATCTCGGAGAGCACGAAGAACGGCAACAGCGCCGGGAGGACCGCGTCAAACCAGAGTCGAAGCCCAAAGAGGCTGGCCTCGAACGCGTCTTTGGCGGACACCACCACGAGGGCGGTGAACAGCCCCAGCGCCGCGCCGATCAGGTACGTACCCGCCTCGGAACGCAGAAGGGAGGGCAAGTTCGAGCGCATCGAGGCCCGGGACCACTTCCTTTCGATTCCGCTCCCCCCGATGTATACGGGCCGGAGGCTGTCCCTTTTCTTGACGGGCCTGGAGGGCCTCACTATAATGGGCGAGGTGGCGCACGGCCGTGCAAATCAACATTAGCGCCATCCGGGAGCAGAAAGGCGCGCAACTGCCCATCGACGGGCAGAGTCCGGCGCCGCCGCTGGAGGCGTCCGGCGGCGCGGCGGCATGCGGTCCCGTCCGGGTCCGCGGGAGCGTCACCAACGTGGGCAAGGGCTTTTTGGTGAAGGTCCATCTCTCGTGCGAGGCGGAGCTGGAGTGCACCCGTTGCCTTACGGGCTTCACGTATCCGCTCGAGCGCGACATGCAGGAGATGTACTACCCCGAGCGGCTTCGCCTGGAGAGGCCCGAGGGGGAGGACGTGGCGAACTGGTTTTCCGGCGACGTGCTGGATCTCTCGGAGGCGATACGGGAGAATCTGCAGCTTGCCATACCGATGAAGCGCCTCTGCCGGCCGGACTGCAAGGGGATCTGCCTCACGTGCGGGCGCAACCTCAACGAGGGGCCTTGCGACTGCAGGCAGGATGAGCCGGACGAGCGCTGGGCGCCGCTGAAGGGGCTGTTGTTGCAGTCGGGACAGCGGCGCCGGGGAGGAGAAAAGCAGTAGGATGGCCAACCCGAAGCGGCGCTTTTCGAAGGCGCGCACGCGGACGCGCCGGTCGATGTGGCGGCTTTCGGCCCCCAACCTTTCCGAGTGCCCGCGCTGCCACCGGCCGCGGCTTTCGCACCGCGTCTGCCCGTACTGCGGCACCTATGGTGGCCGGCAGTACCTGACCCCCAAGGAAGAGTCGTAAGGCACACGGCGGCCCAGATAGCCAAAGCCCTCGCGCCAGGCGAGGGCTTTGTTCGGGGCATTTTCTATGAGCAGGTCATCAGATGAGGTCATAGAAAAGAGGCTGGAGCGCCTCCGGGCGCTTCTGCACCAGGAGCCCTTTCTCACGGACCGAGAGCTTTCGCTGCGGCTCGGGGTGAGCGTGCCCACGATCCGGCTCGACCGACTGCGGCTCGGGATTCCCGAGATGCGTGAAAGGACGCGCCGGCTGGCCGAGGAGGCTGCCCGGCCCCGCTCCCTTTACGCAAGCGAACTCCTCGGGGAACTGCTGGAACTCCAGCTGGGCCGCTGGGGCCGGTCGGTTCTGCGCACCACCGCGGAGATGGCCTTCTCTCGCACCGGCATCGTCCGGGGCCACTGGCTGTTCGCTCAGGCCAACTCCCTGGCGGTGGCTCTCATCGATGCCGACGTGGTGGTCACGGGCTCGGCGCGGTTTCGCTTCCTGAGGCCGGTGCGAGTGCCCGAGGAGGTGGTGGCGAGGGCAGAGCTTCGCCGGTCGAGGGGTTCCAAGCACCTGGTGGAGGTGGAGAGCCGCTGCGGATCCGAGCCGGTCGCTCGCGGGCTGTTCGTCGTGGCGGCCCTGGCCTTTGCGGAGGCCCGGGCGCCGGGAAAGACGGAAGGGTAGACCCAGGATGGCTATCGCCGTAGACGCCATGGGAGGCGATCATGCGCCGCAAGCGCCCGTCCGGGGTACGCTGGCGGCCGCCGGATCCGTCGATGTTCCCGTGATGCTCGTGGGGTCACCGGATGCTGTGCAGTCCCTGATAGGGGAGCGGCCGGGCGGGGGTGCGTCCGCAACCGTGCGGGTGGTGCCGGCCTCCGAGCAGATCGGGATGGACGAACATCCGGTCGAGGCCGTCCGCAAAAAGCGCGACGCCTCGCTGGTCGTGGCCGCCAGACTCGTGAAGGAGGGGCAGGCAGACGCTCTGGTCTCAGCCGGGAGCACGGGGGCGGTGGTTGCCGCGTCGCTCTTTCACATCGGCCGCATCGAGGGCGTGGAGCGCCCGGCGCTGGCCATCGTGCTTCCCCTTTTCTCCGGCCCGGTGGTGCTCATCGACGGCGGCGCCAATGTGGACTGCCGCCCCTCGCACCTGCTGCAGTTCGGCGTGCTCGGCCAGGCGTTTGCTCGCGCCGTGCTGGGCATCGAAAAACCCCGGGTGGGGCTCATCAACATCGGGGAAGAGCCCACCAAGGGGAACGAAGCCGCTCAGGAGGCTCACCGGCTGATGGCCGCAAAGCTCGCCCCCTTTGCCGGCAACGTCGAGGGGAAGGACGTGTTCGCCGGGGCCTGCGACGTGGCTGTCTGCGACGGCTTCGTGGGCAACGTGCTGCTCAAAGCTGTGGAGGGCTTCGCGTCGGCCCTCATGGGCGAACTCCGGCGCCTCGCGCTCACGAGCGCCCGGGGCCGCCTCGGCGGGCTTCTGCTCAAGCCCGCGCTGAGGGGGTTGAGAGACCGCCTCGATTACCGGTCATACGGCGGTGCGTTTCTGGTGGGCGTCAAGGGCGTCGTGGTGGTCGCCCACGGGCGGTCGGACGAAAAGGCGATGGAAAACGCCGTCCGGCTGGCCGCGCGAGGCGTGAAGCAGCAGGTGGTGGCCGCCATGCGTTCCGCCATCGAAGAGGTGTACAGAGGGGAGCCTTGATTCTTATGCCGCACAGTGACGGGCGTGCCGTGGGGATATGGGGAACCGGGTCAGCGGTGCCGCCCCGGGTGCTGACCAACTTCGACCTGGAGAAGATGGTGGACACCAGCGACGAGTGGATCCGCACCCGAACCGGCATCCGCGAACGCCACATCGCCGA
The Bacillota bacterium DNA segment above includes these coding regions:
- a CDS encoding DUF177 domain-containing protein, giving the protein MQINISAIREQKGAQLPIDGQSPAPPLEASGGAAACGPVRVRGSVTNVGKGFLVKVHLSCEAELECTRCLTGFTYPLERDMQEMYYPERLRLERPEGEDVANWFSGDVLDLSEAIRENLQLAIPMKRLCRPDCKGICLTCGRNLNEGPCDCRQDEPDERWAPLKGLLLQSGQRRRGGEKQ
- the plsX gene encoding phosphate acyltransferase PlsX, translated to MAIAVDAMGGDHAPQAPVRGTLAAAGSVDVPVMLVGSPDAVQSLIGERPGGGASATVRVVPASEQIGMDEHPVEAVRKKRDASLVVAARLVKEGQADALVSAGSTGAVVAASLFHIGRIEGVERPALAIVLPLFSGPVVLIDGGANVDCRPSHLLQFGVLGQAFARAVLGIEKPRVGLINIGEEPTKGNEAAQEAHRLMAAKLAPFAGNVEGKDVFAGACDVAVCDGFVGNVLLKAVEGFASALMGELRRLALTSARGRLGGLLLKPALRGLRDRLDYRSYGGAFLVGVKGVVVVAHGRSDEKAMENAVRLAARGVKQQVVAAMRSAIEEVYRGEP
- the rpmF gene encoding 50S ribosomal protein L32, with protein sequence MANPKRRFSKARTRTRRSMWRLSAPNLSECPRCHRPRLSHRVCPYCGTYGGRQYLTPKEES
- the fapR gene encoding transcription factor FapR; amino-acid sequence: MSRSSDEVIEKRLERLRALLHQEPFLTDRELSLRLGVSVPTIRLDRLRLGIPEMRERTRRLAEEAARPRSLYASELLGELLELQLGRWGRSVLRTTAEMAFSRTGIVRGHWLFAQANSLAVALIDADVVVTGSARFRFLRPVRVPEEVVARAELRRSRGSKHLVEVESRCGSEPVARGLFVVAALAFAEARAPGKTEG